A single window of candidate division WOR-3 bacterium DNA harbors:
- a CDS encoding HU family DNA-binding protein — protein MTKAALIKKLAEGAELPKKSAEAFLNTLIQTIMTAMKKGDKVAIPGFGTFMIRKTKARIGRNPATGEKINIPAKKKAVFRPGKELKEMVKKA, from the coding sequence ATTACCAAAGCTGCCTTAATAAAAAAACTTGCTGAGGGAGCGGAACTTCCCAAGAAATCAGCTGAGGCCTTCCTTAATACTTTAATTCAAACGATTATGACTGCGATGAAGAAAGGTGATAAAGTGGCGATTCCTGGATTCGGAACATTTATGATTCGAAAAACTAAAGCCCGCATCGGCCGTAATCCGGCTACTGGTGAAAAAATTAATATTCCTGCCAAGAAAAAAGCGGTATTCCGTCCAGGCAAAGAATTAAAAGAAATGGTTAAAAAAGCATAA